From a single Micromonospora sp. WMMD1102 genomic region:
- a CDS encoding Na+/H+ antiporter subunit A, which translates to MLMLLALHLVAAALAPALVHRWGRLAFLPLALPPAAAFGWALGQTGVVTAGGAVVEAYPWVPELGIGLALRVTTLSWLMVLLVGGIGALVLVYCVRYFDADEPGLGRFAAVFVGFAGAMLGVVVADDLLLLYVFWELTSVFSYLLIAHHPEQQASRRSANQALLVTTLGGLAMLVGFVMLGQHAGTYRWSEIAARPPPPGGYLGTALVLILVGALSKSAIFPTSFWLPAAMAAPTPVSAYLHAAAMVKAGVYLVALLAPGYAQVGPWRPIVYLTGIVTMLAGGWAAMRQVDLKLLLAYGTVSRLGLLVVLFGAGTPDAALAGMALLLGHAMLKATLFLVVGVIDKRAGTRDLALLSGLWRRMPVVCATGLLATASMAGIPPLFGFVSKEAVLTAFTGDPLLLTAMVLGSTLSTAYSIRFAWGAFGSRPHAEPTPSRPVEAILLAPAAVLAVAVVVLGVLAGTVGEALAGYPRLFGPIPHELGLLPGSGLTIVLSLLALSAGLLLFLLRTPVGAVQARVRAPFDGDTAYQVLSRGLDRLAVVVTGATQRGSLPQYLGVILLVLLVVLGGALLGGSWPDHVRAWDNPIQAVVGVVLAVAAVLAVKARRRLTAVILTGVSGYCVGVLFVLYGAPDLALAQFLAETVTIVIFVLVLRRLPERFSVRPLRRSRWFRVALGVAVATVVSAAAVVAAGARRAPTVATEFPGPAQSFGYGRNIVNVTLVDIRAWDTMGEIAVLVVAATGVASLIFQRKRGPDRVRPEELPPPGAERVWLRAGPTLRTRSRSIVFEVVVRLIFHTVVLFSIFLLFSGHNAPGGGFVAGLVAGLALAVRYLASGRHELDQAAPVDAGMLLGVGLFVSVGTGLLAMTTGGEILRSFQLNWELPLVGELHLVTSVFFDIGVYLIVVGLMLDILRSLGAEVDRQIEVEDEPGTGLRTDRPPGPAPRSVDAAAGPDPAGHPGPAAAPGPIGGADPTAGPGPAGTEGRR; encoded by the coding sequence ATGCTGATGCTGCTGGCGCTGCACCTGGTGGCTGCGGCGCTGGCGCCCGCGTTGGTGCACCGGTGGGGCCGGTTGGCCTTCCTGCCGTTGGCGCTGCCACCGGCCGCCGCGTTCGGCTGGGCACTCGGGCAGACGGGTGTCGTGACGGCCGGCGGGGCGGTCGTCGAGGCGTACCCGTGGGTGCCGGAACTGGGTATCGGGCTGGCCCTGCGGGTCACCACCCTCTCCTGGCTGATGGTGCTGCTGGTCGGCGGGATCGGCGCGCTGGTGCTGGTCTACTGCGTCCGCTACTTCGACGCCGACGAGCCCGGACTCGGCCGGTTCGCCGCCGTCTTCGTCGGCTTCGCCGGCGCCATGCTCGGGGTCGTGGTCGCCGACGACCTGCTGCTGCTCTACGTCTTCTGGGAACTGACGAGCGTCTTCTCCTACCTGCTGATCGCACACCATCCGGAGCAGCAGGCCAGCCGGCGGTCGGCCAACCAGGCACTGCTGGTCACCACCCTCGGCGGGCTGGCCATGCTTGTCGGCTTCGTCATGCTCGGCCAGCATGCCGGCACGTACCGGTGGTCGGAGATCGCGGCCCGGCCGCCGCCGCCCGGCGGGTACCTCGGGACCGCGCTGGTGCTGATCCTGGTCGGCGCGCTGAGCAAGTCGGCGATCTTCCCGACCAGCTTCTGGCTGCCGGCGGCGATGGCCGCACCCACCCCGGTCAGCGCCTACCTGCACGCCGCCGCGATGGTGAAGGCCGGCGTCTACCTGGTCGCCCTGCTCGCCCCCGGCTACGCCCAGGTCGGCCCGTGGCGCCCGATCGTCTACCTGACCGGGATCGTCACCATGCTGGCCGGCGGCTGGGCGGCGATGCGCCAGGTCGACCTGAAACTGCTGCTGGCGTACGGCACGGTCAGCCGGCTCGGGCTGCTTGTCGTACTCTTCGGCGCCGGTACCCCGGACGCCGCGCTCGCCGGCATGGCGCTGCTGCTCGGGCACGCCATGCTCAAGGCGACCCTGTTCCTGGTGGTCGGGGTGATCGACAAGCGGGCCGGTACCCGGGACCTGGCCCTGCTCTCCGGGCTGTGGCGGCGGATGCCGGTGGTCTGCGCGACCGGCCTGCTCGCCACCGCCTCGATGGCCGGGATACCGCCGCTGTTCGGGTTCGTCAGCAAGGAGGCGGTGCTGACCGCGTTCACCGGCGACCCGCTGCTGCTCACCGCGATGGTGCTCGGGTCGACACTGAGTACCGCGTACAGCATCCGGTTCGCCTGGGGGGCGTTCGGGAGCCGGCCGCACGCGGAGCCGACCCCGTCCCGGCCGGTCGAGGCGATCCTGCTCGCCCCGGCTGCCGTGCTCGCCGTCGCGGTCGTGGTGCTCGGCGTACTGGCCGGGACGGTCGGCGAGGCGCTCGCCGGTTATCCGCGGCTCTTCGGGCCGATCCCGCACGAACTCGGGCTGCTGCCCGGATCGGGGCTCACCATCGTGCTGTCCCTGCTGGCGCTCTCCGCCGGTCTGCTGCTCTTCCTGCTGCGGACTCCGGTAGGGGCGGTGCAGGCCCGGGTGCGGGCGCCGTTCGACGGGGACACCGCCTACCAGGTGCTGAGCCGGGGACTCGACCGGTTGGCCGTGGTGGTGACCGGGGCGACCCAGCGCGGTTCGCTGCCGCAGTACCTCGGTGTCATCCTGCTGGTCCTGCTGGTGGTGCTGGGCGGCGCGCTGCTGGGCGGTTCGTGGCCGGATCACGTCCGCGCCTGGGACAACCCGATCCAGGCCGTCGTCGGGGTGGTGCTCGCCGTCGCCGCGGTGCTCGCCGTGAAGGCCCGACGGCGGCTGACCGCGGTGATCCTGACCGGCGTCTCCGGGTACTGCGTCGGTGTCCTGTTCGTGCTCTACGGCGCGCCCGACCTGGCGCTGGCGCAGTTCCTGGCGGAGACCGTCACCATCGTGATCTTCGTCCTGGTGCTGCGCCGGCTGCCGGAACGGTTCTCGGTGCGTCCGCTGCGGCGCAGCCGGTGGTTCCGGGTCGCCCTCGGGGTGGCGGTCGCGACCGTGGTGAGCGCGGCGGCGGTGGTCGCGGCCGGGGCCCGGCGGGCACCGACGGTCGCGACCGAGTTTCCCGGACCGGCGCAGTCCTTCGGGTACGGCCGCAACATCGTGAACGTGACCCTGGTGGACATCCGTGCCTGGGACACCATGGGCGAGATCGCCGTGCTGGTGGTGGCGGCGACCGGGGTGGCCAGCCTGATCTTCCAGCGCAAGCGCGGTCCGGACCGGGTCCGGCCGGAGGAGCTTCCGCCGCCCGGCGCCGAGCGGGTCTGGCTGCGGGCCGGGCCCACGCTGCGGACCCGGAGCCGGTCGATCGTCTTCGAGGTGGTCGTCCGGCTGATCTTCCACACCGTCGTACTCTTCTCGATCTTCCTGCTCTTCTCCGGGCACAACGCCCCCGGTGGCGGCTTCGTCGCGGGTCTGGTGGCCGGACTCGCGCTCGCGGTCCGCTACCTCGCCAGCGGACGGCACGAACTCGACCAGGCGGCCCCGGTCGACGCCGGGATGCTGCTCGGGGTCGGCCTGTTCGTCTCGGTCGGCACCGGGTTGCTGGCCATGACGACCGGCGGGGAGATCCTGCGCAGCTTCCAGCTCAACTGGGAGCTGCCGCTGGTCGGGGAGCTGCACCTGGTCACCTCGGTCTTCTTCGACATCGGTGTCTACCTGATCGTCGTCGGCCTGATGCTGGACATCCTGCGCAGCCTCGGTGCCGAGGTGGACCGGCAGATCGAGGTGGAGGACGAGCCGGGCACCGGGCTGCGCACGGACCGGCCGCCGGGACCGGCGCCGCGGTCGGTGGACGCCGCGGCCGGCCCGGATCCGGCCGGCCACCCCGGACCGGCCGCTGCCCCTGGCCCGATCGGCGGTGCCGACCCGACCGCCGGTCCCGGGCCGGCTGGCACGGAGGGTCGGCGGTGA
- a CDS encoding Na(+)/H(+) antiporter subunit C: MRPNLVLALVVGVLFGCGVVLLLERTLSRVLIGTILLTNGTNLLILLGGRSGGAPILGVTPTAEMSDPLAQAMVLTAIVITLGLTAFLLAMAYRSWQLTGHDEVRDDPEDRRIVRRAERHELAGPDDNAGEGPWAPPDGVPGVDPEQVDPEPPPRRLDDGPD, translated from the coding sequence GTGAGACCGAACCTGGTGCTGGCGCTGGTCGTCGGGGTGCTCTTCGGCTGCGGGGTCGTCCTGCTGCTGGAACGCACCCTCAGTCGGGTGCTGATCGGCACCATCCTGCTCACCAACGGCACCAACCTGTTGATCCTGCTCGGCGGCCGGTCCGGCGGGGCACCGATCCTCGGCGTCACGCCGACCGCGGAGATGAGCGATCCGCTGGCCCAGGCGATGGTGCTGACGGCGATCGTGATCACCCTGGGCCTGACCGCGTTCCTGCTGGCGATGGCGTACCGGAGCTGGCAGTTGACCGGCCACGACGAGGTACGCGACGACCCGGAGGACCGCCGCATCGTGCGCCGCGCCGAGCGGCACGAACTCGCCGGCCCGGACGACAACGCCGGGGAGGGGCCGTGGGCGCCGCCCGACGGGGTGCCCGGCGTCGACCCGGAGCAGGTCGACCCGGAACCGCCGCCGCGCCGACTCGACGACGGGCCGGACTGA
- a CDS encoding Na+/H+ antiporter subunit D encodes MRYLVPLPVVMPLLGAALTLVLARRPVAQRMISVGVLTITLVVALLLLLNAHWHAPLVVRLGGWPAPLGIVLVADQLAALMLAVSAAVTLCVLLYSIGEDQADPGVHAPVVIYHPTYLVMTAGVTNAFLSGDLFTLFVGFEVLLSASYVLLTLGGTEERIRAGTTYVVVSLLSSLIFLTAIALVYAATGTLNLAQLVGRLDALPSDLRLALHGLLLLAFAIKAAVFPLAAWLPDSYPTAPAPVTAVFAGLLTKVGIYAIIRTETLLFPDRRAAEVLLALALLTMLVGILGAIAQSDIKRLLSFTLVSHIGYLLFGVALASGPGLAAAIYYVVHHITVQTALFLAAGLVERRAGSTHLDRIGGLARVAPLLGVLFLVPALSLSGIPPLSGFLGKLGLIQAGVSVGGVMPWLLVGGGTLTSLLTLYATTKVWSLAFWRQPRLADPEEPTRLPRLMVGATTLLVLIGLGLTVAAGPLFEVSTEAADDLRQRLPYVRAVLPEGKP; translated from the coding sequence ATGAGGTACCTCGTACCGCTGCCGGTGGTGATGCCGCTGTTGGGTGCCGCGCTGACCCTGGTGCTGGCCCGCCGGCCGGTGGCGCAGCGGATGATCAGCGTCGGCGTCCTGACCATCACCCTGGTCGTCGCACTCCTGCTGCTGCTGAACGCGCACTGGCACGCCCCGCTCGTCGTACGCCTCGGTGGCTGGCCGGCCCCGCTCGGCATCGTCCTGGTCGCCGACCAGCTGGCCGCGCTGATGCTGGCGGTCTCGGCGGCGGTGACGCTCTGCGTGCTGCTCTACTCGATCGGCGAGGACCAGGCCGATCCCGGGGTGCACGCCCCGGTGGTCATCTACCACCCCACCTATCTGGTGATGACGGCCGGGGTGACGAACGCCTTCCTCTCCGGTGACCTGTTCACCCTCTTCGTCGGCTTCGAGGTGCTGCTCTCGGCCAGCTACGTACTGCTCACCCTCGGCGGCACCGAGGAGCGCATCCGGGCCGGCACCACGTACGTCGTGGTCAGCCTGCTCTCGTCGCTGATCTTCCTCACCGCGATCGCCCTGGTGTACGCCGCGACCGGCACGCTGAACCTCGCCCAGCTGGTCGGCCGGCTGGACGCCCTGCCCTCGGACCTGCGGCTGGCGCTGCACGGGCTGCTGCTGCTCGCCTTCGCCATCAAGGCGGCGGTCTTCCCGCTGGCGGCCTGGCTCCCGGACAGTTACCCGACCGCTCCGGCGCCGGTCACCGCGGTCTTCGCCGGCCTGCTGACGAAGGTCGGCATCTACGCGATCATCCGGACCGAGACGCTGCTCTTCCCGGACCGCCGCGCCGCCGAGGTGTTGCTGGCCCTGGCCCTGCTGACCATGCTTGTCGGCATCCTGGGCGCGATCGCGCAGTCCGACATCAAGCGGCTGCTGTCCTTCACCCTGGTCAGCCACATCGGCTATCTGCTCTTCGGGGTGGCGCTGGCCTCGGGACCCGGGCTGGCCGCCGCGATCTACTACGTGGTGCACCACATCACCGTGCAGACGGCCCTGTTCCTGGCGGCCGGGCTGGTCGAGCGGCGGGCCGGCAGCACCCACCTGGACCGGATCGGCGGGCTGGCCCGGGTCGCCCCGCTGCTCGGCGTGCTGTTCCTGGTGCCGGCGCTGAGCCTGTCCGGCATCCCGCCGCTGTCCGGCTTCCTCGGCAAGCTGGGGCTGATCCAGGCCGGGGTGTCGGTCGGCGGGGTGATGCCCTGGCTGCTGGTGGGTGGCGGCACGCTGACCAGCCTGCTCACCCTCTACGCGACGACGAAGGTGTGGAGCCTGGCGTTCTGGCGGCAGCCCCGGCTGGCCGATCCCGAGGAGCCGACCCGGCTGCCCCGGTTGATGGTCGGCGCCACCACCCTGCTGGTGCTGATCGGGCTCGGGCTGACCGTGGCGGCCGGGCCGCTCTTCGAGGTCAGCACCGAGGCCGCCGACGACCTACGGCAACGTCTTCCGTACGTGCGAGCGGTGCTACCGGAGGGCAAGCCGTGA
- a CDS encoding Na+/H+ antiporter subunit E, translating to MTGAGRLRWRALRDRLPDRRRWRDQLITVGWLVVAWSLLWGEFSFGNLVSGVLVAAVILVFLPLPRVTFGGRLRPLAVIGFVVRFVAELVAASVHVGWAAVRPGPGPRNAIIAVRLRVRTDLNLALTAEVLSLVPGTLIVEADRDSGTLYVHVLDVRGAEDLTRSRERILAVEARIVRTVGSEAELRLLRATVENAEPGGPS from the coding sequence GTGACCGGCGCCGGGCGGCTGCGCTGGCGGGCGCTGCGGGACCGGCTTCCGGACCGGCGACGCTGGCGGGACCAGCTGATCACGGTCGGCTGGCTGGTCGTGGCCTGGAGCCTGCTCTGGGGCGAGTTCAGCTTCGGCAACCTGGTCAGCGGCGTACTGGTGGCCGCCGTGATCCTGGTTTTCCTGCCGCTGCCCCGGGTGACCTTCGGGGGCCGGCTCCGGCCACTGGCGGTGATCGGCTTCGTCGTACGGTTCGTCGCCGAACTCGTGGCCGCCAGCGTGCACGTCGGCTGGGCCGCCGTACGCCCCGGGCCGGGGCCCCGCAACGCGATCATCGCCGTCCGGCTGCGGGTGCGTACCGACCTCAACCTGGCGCTGACCGCGGAGGTGCTGTCGCTGGTCCCGGGCACGCTGATCGTCGAGGCGGACCGGGACAGCGGCACCCTCTACGTGCACGTGCTGGACGTGCGCGGCGCCGAGGACCTGACCCGGAGCCGGGAGCGCATCCTGGCCGTCGAGGCCCGCATCGTCCGTACCGTCGGATCCGAGGCCGAGCTTCGGTTGCTCAGGGCGACGGTCGAGAACGCCGAACCGGGAGGACCATCGTGA
- a CDS encoding monovalent cation/H+ antiporter complex subunit F: MIVAVILVALLLSSAAALALFRVVRGPNLLDRVVAAEVLISIMIGALGAEAAVNRHATTLPILIVLSSLGFVGSVALVRFAAGEEA, encoded by the coding sequence GTGATCGTCGCCGTCATCCTCGTCGCCCTCCTGCTCTCGAGCGCGGCGGCACTGGCCCTGTTCCGCGTGGTACGCGGCCCGAACCTGCTGGACCGGGTGGTCGCCGCCGAGGTGCTGATCTCGATCATGATCGGGGCGCTCGGCGCCGAGGCGGCGGTCAACCGGCACGCCACCACACTGCCGATCCTGATCGTGCTCAGCTCGCTGGGCTTCGTCGGCTCGGTGGCCCTGGTGCGCTTCGCCGCCGGGGAGGAGGCGTGA
- the mnhG gene encoding monovalent cation/H(+) antiporter subunit G gives MSCTVALDVLTGIFLVAGGLLSLVAAIGLARFPDVISRMHTATKPQVLGVLLILLALAVSLRDGAELATLVLIGGLQLATAPLAAQMIGRAAYRTGRVDRDSLDADELADRDRAPGAVE, from the coding sequence GTGAGCTGTACCGTCGCGCTGGACGTGCTGACCGGGATCTTCCTGGTCGCCGGGGGACTGCTGAGCCTGGTCGCCGCGATCGGGCTGGCCCGCTTTCCGGACGTGATCAGCCGGATGCACACCGCGACCAAGCCGCAGGTGCTCGGCGTACTGCTGATCCTGCTGGCGCTGGCGGTGAGCCTGCGCGACGGCGCCGAGCTGGCCACGCTGGTGCTGATCGGCGGGTTGCAGCTCGCCACCGCCCCGCTCGCGGCGCAGATGATCGGCCGGGCCGCCTACCGCACCGGGCGGGTCGACCGGGATTCGCTGGACGCCGACGAGCTGGCCGACCGGGACCGCGCGCCGGGCGCGGTGGAGTGA
- a CDS encoding sensory rhodopsin transducer, with product MAGLGGRVWVVPGGRIPFPSHGEEPEFTGFDQLSVLNTGDEPAHLEITVYYQDREPVGPYPVTVGARRIRHVRLNDLVDPEAILLDRPFGCVVRSPVPVVVQFLRQDTRLPGSVGLTGTMAFPAEP from the coding sequence ATGGCCGGGCTCGGCGGGCGGGTCTGGGTGGTGCCGGGCGGCCGGATCCCGTTCCCCAGCCACGGAGAGGAGCCGGAGTTCACCGGCTTCGACCAGTTGTCGGTGCTCAACACCGGGGACGAACCGGCCCACCTGGAGATCACCGTCTACTACCAGGACCGGGAGCCGGTCGGCCCGTACCCGGTCACGGTCGGCGCCCGGCGGATCCGGCACGTACGCCTCAACGACCTGGTCGACCCGGAGGCGATCTTGCTGGACCGGCCGTTCGGCTGCGTCGTCCGCTCGCCGGTACCGGTGGTGGTGCAGTTCCTCCGCCAGGACACCCGGCTGCCCGGCTCCGTCGGGCTGACCGGCACGATGGCCTTCCCCGCCGAGCCCTGA
- a CDS encoding D-arabinono-1,4-lactone oxidase — MLGREWCNWSGSLRFTPREYATPEREEDVRALVDRARQTSTKLRPVGSGHSSSPLVRTDDVLVSLGGLPRSVRRHDDPNLATVCAGMPLGELGESLYEAGLAMDNLGDVDVQSIGGATATGTHGTGLRFGNLSTQVAGLRLVTGTGEALDICGQRNPELLPAARLSLGALGVVTELTLRLTPTYQLRRRNWCSSIAWTLDHLDQLQRQNRNMDFYWYPRTDTTQIRTLNRAGEEPEVIPSGEPRTMETGPSHRTIPRHRDLRFEEIEYAVPSEAFHACFTEIRRRVLERHRTGVAWRVLVRTIAPDDIWLSPAYDRATTTIACLQNNSLPHHEYFADVEAVFREHDGRPHWGKKHSLTAPDLRRVYPCFDSFRELRRRLDPDGVFLTPDLAQLLEDG, encoded by the coding sequence GTGTTGGGACGGGAGTGGTGCAACTGGTCGGGCAGCCTTCGATTCACCCCTCGGGAGTACGCCACGCCGGAACGCGAGGAAGACGTCCGGGCGCTTGTCGACCGGGCCCGGCAGACCTCGACCAAGCTCCGGCCGGTCGGCTCCGGCCACTCGTCCAGTCCGCTGGTCCGCACGGACGACGTACTCGTCAGCCTGGGCGGGCTGCCGCGCAGCGTGCGCCGGCACGACGACCCGAACCTGGCCACGGTCTGCGCCGGGATGCCGCTCGGCGAGTTGGGCGAGTCGCTCTACGAGGCCGGGCTCGCCATGGACAACCTGGGCGACGTCGACGTGCAGTCGATCGGAGGTGCCACCGCCACCGGCACGCACGGCACCGGTCTCCGGTTCGGCAACCTCTCCACCCAGGTGGCCGGGCTCCGGCTGGTCACCGGCACCGGCGAGGCGCTGGACATCTGCGGGCAGCGCAACCCCGAACTGCTGCCGGCGGCGCGGCTCTCCCTCGGCGCGCTCGGCGTGGTGACCGAACTGACGCTCCGGCTCACCCCCACCTACCAGCTGCGCCGGCGCAACTGGTGCTCGTCGATCGCCTGGACCCTCGATCACCTGGACCAGTTGCAGCGGCAGAACCGCAACATGGACTTCTACTGGTATCCGCGCACCGACACCACCCAGATCCGCACCCTCAACCGGGCCGGCGAGGAGCCGGAGGTGATTCCGTCCGGCGAGCCCCGGACCATGGAGACCGGCCCGAGCCACCGGACCATCCCCCGGCACCGGGACCTGCGTTTCGAGGAGATCGAGTACGCCGTGCCGTCGGAGGCCTTCCACGCCTGCTTCACCGAGATCCGGCGCCGGGTCCTGGAGCGGCACCGGACCGGGGTGGCCTGGCGGGTCCTGGTCCGCACCATCGCCCCGGACGACATCTGGCTCAGTCCGGCGTACGACCGGGCCACCACGACGATCGCCTGCCTACAGAACAACTCCCTGCCCCACCACGAGTACTTCGCCGACGTCGAGGCGGTGTTCCGGGAGCACGACGGCCGCCCGCACTGGGGCAAGAAGCACTCGCTGACCGCTCCGGACCTGCGCCGGGTCTATCCGTGCTTCGACAGCTTCCGGGAACTGCGCCGCCGGCTCGACCCGGACGGGGTGTTCCTGACCCCCGATCTCGCCCAGCTGTTGGAGGACGGCTGA
- a CDS encoding hemolysin family protein — protein MLIAIGLVLIIVLTAATGYFVAQEFGYVAADRNKLRQLAEDGDVAAERALTVTGRLSFMLSGAQLGITVTALLVGYVAEPYLGDGLADLLGVAGVSAAVSTPLAVALALVIATVVQMVFGELAPKNLAIVRAEALARALSRSTLFYLAVAGPVIRLFDAAATRLLRRVGIEPVEELPSGATPEDLEQIIAESREEGHLDAEMSTLLDRGLDFRQLTAAEAMVPRVDVHTVRPDEPLSRLVELLDTGHSRFPVRGAEGVDDVVGVVGIADVLGVPPAKRASTPVEAVAVPPLLVPATLPLPTVLDRLRAGHRQLACVVDEYGGFAGVITLEDIAEELVGPIRDEDDPPERAPVRQADGSWVVPARWRIDEVADSTGITLPEAPEYDTLSGLVMRELGRIPEVGDRLEIRLSAEAEPDQEATLPRAHVEVLAVDRHVADSVRLRILVPQGGAERSS, from the coding sequence GTGCTGATCGCAATCGGTCTTGTCCTGATCATCGTGCTCACCGCGGCGACGGGATACTTCGTCGCCCAGGAATTCGGTTACGTCGCCGCAGACCGCAACAAACTGCGCCAACTCGCCGAGGACGGCGACGTCGCCGCCGAACGCGCCCTGACGGTCACCGGACGGCTCTCCTTCATGCTCTCCGGGGCCCAGCTCGGGATCACCGTCACCGCCCTGCTCGTCGGTTACGTCGCCGAGCCGTACCTCGGCGACGGCCTCGCCGACCTGCTCGGGGTGGCCGGCGTCTCGGCCGCGGTCAGCACGCCGCTCGCGGTCGCGCTGGCCCTGGTGATCGCCACGGTCGTGCAGATGGTCTTCGGCGAACTCGCCCCGAAGAATCTCGCCATCGTCCGGGCCGAGGCACTCGCCCGGGCCCTGTCCCGCTCCACGCTGTTCTACCTCGCCGTCGCCGGGCCGGTGATCCGGCTCTTCGACGCCGCCGCCACCCGGCTGCTGCGCCGGGTCGGCATCGAACCGGTCGAGGAACTGCCCAGCGGCGCGACCCCGGAGGACCTGGAACAGATCATCGCCGAGTCCCGCGAGGAGGGGCACCTGGACGCCGAGATGTCCACCCTGCTCGACCGGGGACTCGACTTCCGGCAACTCACCGCCGCCGAGGCGATGGTGCCCCGGGTCGACGTGCACACCGTACGGCCCGACGAGCCGCTCAGCCGGCTGGTCGAGCTGCTCGACACCGGACACTCGCGCTTCCCCGTCCGCGGTGCCGAGGGGGTGGACGACGTCGTCGGGGTGGTCGGGATCGCCGACGTACTCGGGGTGCCGCCGGCCAAGCGGGCCAGTACCCCGGTCGAGGCGGTCGCCGTACCCCCGTTGCTGGTGCCGGCGACGCTGCCGCTGCCGACGGTGCTGGACCGGCTCCGGGCCGGGCACCGCCAGCTCGCCTGCGTGGTCGACGAGTACGGCGGCTTCGCCGGGGTGATCACCCTGGAGGACATCGCCGAGGAACTGGTCGGGCCGATCCGGGACGAGGACGACCCGCCGGAGCGGGCCCCGGTCCGGCAGGCCGACGGCTCCTGGGTGGTGCCGGCCCGCTGGCGGATCGACGAGGTCGCCGACAGCACCGGGATCACCCTGCCGGAGGCGCCCGAATACGACACCCTCTCCGGGCTGGTGATGCGGGAGCTGGGCCGGATCCCCGAGGTCGGCGACCGGCTGGAGATCAGGCTCTCCGCCGAGGCGGAACCGGACCAGGAGGCGACGCTGCCCCGGGCGCACGTCGAGGTGCTCGCCGTCGACCGGCACGTCGCCGACTCGGTCCGGCTCCGGATCCTGGTGCCGCAGGGCGGGGCGGAGCGGTCCTCGTGA
- a CDS encoding hemolysin family protein — MSATWALLISLLLLALNGFFVAAEFALLASKRYRLEQAAASGGRAARAALDGVRELTLMLAGAQFGITVCTLGLGALAEPAIEHLLSPALHAVGLPNTASHIVALVFALGLVTFLHLVVGEMAPKSWAITDPERSALLLALPFRAFARVARPVLSALNGLANVTLRLVRVRPEEQLAVAHGPEELRMLIQQSREHGLLAADQHEMLTSMLQLQGTTVEQVMEPVATIVSVRPDDSAERIEEVCRSSGRSRLAVFDSPGEVAGLVHVREAVRATTAGRAATARELMTVPFTLEATATVTEAVAAMRAEQVQLALVSNGAGAGRPIGFVALEDLLEEVIGEFDDETDPIPRGRRLR, encoded by the coding sequence GTGAGCGCCACCTGGGCCCTGCTGATCTCGCTGCTGCTGCTCGCCCTGAACGGCTTCTTCGTGGCCGCCGAGTTCGCCCTGCTGGCCTCGAAGCGCTACCGGCTGGAGCAGGCCGCCGCCTCCGGCGGCCGGGCGGCCCGGGCGGCGCTGGACGGGGTACGCGAGCTGACCCTGATGCTGGCCGGCGCGCAGTTCGGCATCACCGTCTGCACCCTGGGGCTGGGCGCGCTGGCCGAGCCGGCGATCGAACACCTGCTCAGCCCGGCGCTGCACGCGGTCGGCCTGCCGAACACGGCGAGCCACATCGTCGCGCTGGTCTTCGCGCTGGGCCTGGTCACGTTCTTGCACCTGGTGGTCGGCGAGATGGCCCCGAAGTCGTGGGCGATCACCGACCCGGAGCGCTCCGCGCTGCTGCTCGCCCTGCCGTTCCGGGCGTTCGCCCGGGTGGCCCGGCCGGTGCTCTCCGCACTGAACGGGCTGGCCAACGTCACACTGCGGCTGGTCCGGGTACGCCCCGAGGAGCAGTTGGCGGTGGCGCACGGGCCGGAGGAGCTGCGGATGCTGATCCAGCAGTCCCGCGAGCACGGCCTGCTCGCCGCCGACCAGCACGAGATGCTGACCAGCATGCTGCAACTCCAGGGCACCACCGTCGAACAGGTGATGGAGCCGGTCGCCACGATCGTCTCGGTACGCCCCGACGACTCCGCGGAGCGGATCGAGGAGGTGTGCCGGTCCAGCGGCCGGTCCCGGCTGGCCGTCTTCGACTCACCGGGCGAGGTGGCCGGGCTGGTGCACGTCCGGGAGGCGGTCCGGGCCACCACCGCCGGCCGGGCGGCGACGGCACGGGAGCTGATGACCGTCCCGTTCACCCTGGAGGCGACCGCGACCGTCACCGAGGCGGTGGCCGCGATGCGGGCCGAACAGGTGCAGTTGGCGCTGGTCAGCAACGGTGCCGGCGCGGGTCGGCCGATCGGCTTCGTGGCCCTGGAGGACCTGCTGGAAGAGGTCATCGGCGAGTTCGACGACGAGACCGACCCGATCCCGCGGGGCCGCCGCCTGCGCTGA